The genomic window AACGACATAGGTAACAACGTTATCCTAAGCGAGGTATCGAATCCAAGAAGGTCGAAACGGGCAAGGGTTTGACCCTAGATGGTCGGAAGGTAACTTCGTTACCATCAAGGATAACAAAGTTACCTGCAAGTTCAAGGCATGACCAAACTCATCGACGCGAAGGCGAAGGCGCAAGGGCCGACATCTCTCGCGAGCGAACGCATCATTCCCGATCATCTGCGCGATCGACTGTCGCCCGTCGTGATGGAGACGTACGCCGCCGGCGATTTCCACCGTGCCGATATGCGAACGATCGCGCGCGAAGCCGGGATGAGCTTCAGGACGATCTACAGCTACTTCGGAGACAAGGAGGCGCTACTGTTCTGGTTCATCCAGCATTGGCTCGAAGGTCTGTATCCGGCGTCATTCAAGCCGCTCGAAGGAGAGGGCGACGTCAGGACAAAGCTGCTCGGCGTGCTGCAGATGCATCTGGAGTTCTACGAGAGGAACCCCAGTGTGGGCCGCATCATCTTCATGACCGTTCCGCTCGAGCGTTGGATGCGTGACCCGAGCTATGCGCAGTCCGGGATGATGAAGCGCCTGCTTCACACGATCAACGAGGCGCAAGGCCAAGGCGAACTCCGAAGCGACATCGACAGCCGAGTGGTGCTCGATGCCTTCAACGCCATCTTCAACCGGGCCTTCCTGATGTGGGAGTACCGCCGTCGAAGCTATTCCCTTTCGGCGCAAGCGGCGCCGCTGATGTCGATCCTCTGGGGCGGAATCATGGCGCCGGGCAAGAGACAGGACTCGGCATCCCCGCTTCCGGCGAAAGCACCTGCGCGAAAAAAGACGGTGAAGTGAAGACCGGCGCCCAGCCTCATCGCGCAATCAACCCCAAGAAAAACAGGAGACATGCATGAAGGTATCGAGTTTCTATTTCTCCCGGCGACACCTCTCGACAGCGCTGATTGCGCTCGCGGGAGTCATCGTTCTAGGCGCGCCAGAAGCGCGCGCGCAGCCCGCATCCGACAAGCCGCTGCGCATCATCGTCTCCGCCCCCGCGGGCGGAGGCTCGGACATCGTCGCTCGCATTTTGGGTGACGGGCTGCAAAAGGAATTGCGCCAGACGGTCGTGGTCGACCCCAAGCCGGGTGCCGGCGGCGCGATCGCAGTCAACGACCTGATGCACTCACCGCAGGATGGATCGGCGGTGCTGGTCGGCATCAGCGGCATGGTCTCCGAGGTACCGCATATCCTGAAGCTCAAAATCGATATGGCGAAGGAGATCAAGCCGCTCGCGGAATTCGCGCGCTTCGGCCTGGTGCTGGTCGGCCACCCCTCCGTGCCTGCCCGAACCGTGCCCGAGCTTGTCAGCTATGTGAAGGCGAATCCGGGCAAGGTCAGCTACGCCTCGTACAGCGCCGGCACGGTCGCGCACGTGGCGGGCCTGAAGCTGAACCAGGCCGCCGGCCTGGACATGACGCACGTCGGCTACAAGGGATCGGCACCTGGTCTCACCGACGTCATGGGCGGGCATGTGCCGCTGATGTTCGACGGCATGTCGACGGCACTGCCGATGATCAAGGCGAACAAGTTGAAAGCGTTCGCGGTGACTCTTCCGGAGCGTTCGCCGGCATTGCCCAACGTGCCGACGTTTCGCGAGCTCGGCTATCCAGGCATCGAGACGGTGGTCTGGATCGGCCTGTGGGTCACGCCGGGCATGCCGGCCGACGCGCAGGCGCGACTGCGCCAGGCAACGCTCAAGGTGATGGAACAAAAGGCCGTGCGCGACCGACTCATCGAATACGGTTTCGGCGTCGGTCAGCCGCGCACCCCGGAGGAACTGGTGACCTCCTTGCAAGCCGATTTCGAGAAGAACGGCGAGATGCTGCGAGCCATCAACTTCAAGCCCGAGTAGTCGCTGTGGTGCCACCCGCGAAAGCGCGGGCGGGCACTGTGGATGCGCGGCGCTCGCGGCTCGAGAGCCCGAGCGCCGCATCAATAACCGAGCTCGGCGCAGGTCTGCGCCTTCGAACGCTCCCTGGATCGAACCCCTATTCCATGCAACCTGTATTCATCGCCGGCACGGGCATGACCCGCTTCGGCAAATTTCTCGATCGCGGACTGAAGTCGCTCGCGGCGGAGGCAATCACCGCGGCGCTGTCCGACGCCGGAATCGAGCCATCGCAACTCCAGGCCGCTTATATGGGGAACGCGGCGGCAGGCGTGATGACGGGCCAGGTGCTGGTTCCGGGACAGGTGGTGCTTCGCGGCCTGGGGATCGGTCGCATTCCCGTGGTGAACGTCGAGAACGCATGCGCCACGTCGGCGACGGCGTTTCAACAGGCTTTCCAGATGATCGGACTGGGCGCTTACGACATCGTGCTCGTCGCTGGTTTCGAGAAGCTCTACAGCGAGGACAAGGCCCGCACGTTCTCCGTCTTCCAGGGCGCCGTCGACCTCGAGGCCATCGACGAGGTCTATGAAAAGCTCTCCCGAAGCCTTCACGAGACGAAGTCCGATGCCAACCTTGCGGAAGCGGGCAAGTCGCGCTCGCTCTTCATGGACCTGTACGCGAGCATGGCGCGCGACTACATGGCTCAAAGTGGGGCGACGCAGCGCGACTTTGCCGCGGTCGCCGCCAAGAACTCGTTCCATGGGAGTCTCAACCCGAAGGCGCAGTTTCAGGAAGTCCTCACCATCGAGCAGGTACTCGCTGCGCCTCTCATCGTGGATCCCATGACGCGGCCGATGTGTGCGCCGATCGGAGACGGCGCCGCGGCGCTCGTCCTGATGTCCGAAAGCGCGGTGAAGAGGCTTGGCATCCAGGAAAGAGTTCGTGTTCTCTCCTCCGTGCTGGCCTCTGGCTGGGACTACACCGACGATGACCCTGCACGGCTGGCGCCGGCTGTCGCGGCCCAGGCCTATGAATTGGCCGGTGTGGGGCCGGTCGATCTCGACCTCGTCGAGCTGCATGATGCCGGCGCCCCGGCCGAACTGATCTATTACGAGCACCTGGGGCTCGCGGCTTCGGGCGAAGCTGCTGCGTTGCTCGACAGCGGCGCGACGCGGCTGGGCGGCCGTGTCCCCGTGAACCCGTCGGGCGGGCTGCTGCGCAAAGGCCATCCGATCGGCGCTTCGGGGTGCGCGCAGTTGGTCGAGCTCACCGACCAGTTGCGCGGGCGTTGCGGTGCGCGTCAGGTGATCGGTGCCCGTACCGCGCTGGCGGAGAACGGCGGAGGCTGGATTGGCGACGATGCGGCGGCGATCGTCATCAGCGTGCTTCAGAAGGCGTGATGCAATGAGCAGCAAGTCCCACGTCAACCTGGCTTCGATCATTTCGGAGTTTGCCCGGTCGCAGCCGGAGCGCGAAGCGCTCGTGTTCGAATGCGGTGCGGCGCTGCCCGATGTCACGCGCACTTATGGCCAGCTATGGCGAAACGGCCAGGCCCTGGCGCGCGGCCTGCGTCGCCGCGGCGTGGGACCGGGCAGCGTGCTGGCGCTCCTGATGGCCAACCACGCCGAATTCGTCGACCTGCTGGTCGCTGCATCGTTGCTGCGCGCGGTCCTGGTTCCGATCGATCCACGCACCAAGGGGGAGAAACTCGCCTTCATGGTCGCCAATTCGAAGGCGACCGGACTGGTCGCGGCCGACTACGCGCTGCGTCACGTCGAAGATGCACTGGATGGCGCGGCCGAGGTGGCATGGGTCGCCGCGCTCCCCACCGACGAGGGCCCGGGCCGCGCCCTGTGGGCGCCGCGCGTCGAGTGCTACGCCGATCTTTGCCTGGACGCGGGTGAGGACCTGCCCCTTCCGGAGTCCAACGGCGCCGACAGGATGTTGATCCTTCACACCTCCGGCACCACGGGCGACCCCAAGGGCATCGTCATGACGCAGAGGCGCTTCTGCGAGACCGCCGCTGCCGCGCTGAGGGGATTCGGCTACCAGGCGAGCGACCGACTCTATTCCGGACTGTCGTTGACCCATGCCAACGCGCTGCAGGTGACCCTGGCGCCGGCGCTCCTGGGCGGCCTGCCCGTGGTGTTCTCGCGTCGCTTCACGCGCTCCAGGTTGTGGGACCTCACGCGCAGATACGGATGCACGACCTTCACGGTGCTGGGTGGCATGCCGACCTCGATCTACGCCGAGCCGGCGAAGGCCGACGATGCGGACAACCCCGTGCGGCTCGTCGTCTCGGCGGGGATGCCTGCCACCCTGTGGGAGCGGTTCGAGCGGCGCTTCGACGTACGGATCCTCGAGTTCTACGGATCGGCCGAAGGAGGCCTCGCGATCAAGCCATTGGGTGAAGGCCCCGTCGGCAGCATCGGCCGCATCGCGTCGCACTTCATCCATCGCATCGTCGACGACGCGGGCATGGATGTGTCGCAAGGCCATCCCGGCGAGCTCTGGCTGCGCCCTGCGGATGGCTCGCCCTTTCAGATCGAGTATGTCGGCGACCCCGAGGCTTCCGCTCGCAAGGGCGAAGGCGGGTGGCTGCACATGGGTGACGTGGTTCGTGAAGACGCCGACGGATGGCTGTTCTTCGAGTACCGCAAGGGCGGGGGCGTTCGCCGCAATGGCGACTTCATCAGCACCGCCTATGTCGAGAAGGCCATCGTCGATTCGGGCCTGGTCTGCGATGTGTTCGTGTATGGCATTCCGGCCGCCTCGGGTGCGGCCGGTGAAAAGGATGTCGTGGCTGCAGTCGTGTCGGCACCGGATGTGCAGCTCGACGTGCAGGCGCTCTTCCGATGCTGTCGCACGGCGCTCGAGGCGAACTTCGTGCCGAGCTTCATCCAGGTGGTATCGGAGATCCCAAAGACGGCATCCGAAAAACCCCTGGAACGCCTGCTCGCTCAAGCCCTGGTCGATCGCCCCGAAAACGTTCACACCGAGCGCAAGGCGCTGACGGACGGCGCGAGGGCGACGTCATGAAGCTGGACAGAAATGTGTCGGCCATCGTGACCGGTGCGAGCAAGGGCCTGGGTGCGGCAACCGCCATTCGACTGGCATCCTTGGGTGTCAAGGTGGCGCTGCTCGACCTGGACGTGGAGGCTGGAGAGTCACTGGCCCGCCAGATAGGGGGCGTCTTCTGCGATGCCGACGTGACGTCGGACGAAAGCGTCGAACGGGCGCTTGCTCGAGCCCGCCAGGCCAATGGCCAGGAACGCATCCTGGTCAACTGCGCGGGCGTCGTGCACGCCCACAAGGCCGCGGGACGCGACAAGCTCACCGGCGCTGTGCGGCACTACCCGATGGCCGAGTACGAGCGGGTGATTCAGGTCAACTTGCTCGGGACCTTTCGCTGCATCGCGAAGTCGGCGGCCGGCATGCTGGAACTGGACCGCTTGCCGAGCGGCGAGCGCGGCGCGATCGTCAACACCGCTTCGATCTCGGCGGACGAAGGCCAGATGGGGCAGGCCGCTTACGCCGCATCGAAGGCAGGCGTCGCGGGCATGACCCTGCCCATTGCGAGGGACTTCGCGGGCGAGGGCATACGGGTCAACGCGATCAAGCCTGGCTTCTTCGACACGCCGATGCTGCGGACAGGACCCGAACATGTGAGGCGAGCACTGGAGGCCTCGGTGCCGTTTCCGAAGCGCGTCGGCGAGCCCGGGGAGTTCGCCCAGCTGGTCGAGTTTCTCTTGACCAATGACTACATGAATGGTGAATGCGTGCGCCTCGATGGCGCGGTAAGGATGAGCCCGAGATGAGCCAACCTCTACAGTCCAGAATCGCGCTGATCTTCGGCGCGGGTGCGGCCGAAAGCGGCCCCGGAAACGGCGCGGCGATCGCCATCAGAATGGCAAGCCAGGGCGCGGTGGTGTTCGCTGCCGACAGAGACCTGGAGGCCGCGCGCCGCACCCAGCGGCTGGCGCGCGAGCAAGGGGGCCTCTGTGAAGTGATCGAGGCCGACGTGTGCAGCGAGCCCGCGATTCGCGAAGCGGTGAGCCGGGCACAGGAAGTCAACGGGAGCATCGATATTCTCGTGAACAACGTCGGCGTCGTGATCCAGGGCGGGCCCGAGGAGCTCAGTGTCGAAGATTGGGACCGTTCGTTTGCGTTGAACGCGCGATCGGCCTTCTTGGCCCTCAAGCACGTGCTTCCGATCATGAGCCGTGCGGGGCGAGGGGCCATCGTGCAGGTGTCGTCCATCGCGAGCACGCGCGCTGGCGTATCCGGCGCCTGCGCCTATCACGCGAGCAAGGCGGCGCTGAATGCGCTCGGGATGACCGTGGCGATGCACTATGCAGCCCGTGGCATCCGGTGCAACAACATCCTGCTCGGACTGATGGATACCGCGCTCGTGCGAGAGCAACTGGCGGGAGCCCATGCGCAAGGACTGGACCATCTGCTGAAGACGCGCAACGCGACTTGTCCGCCTGGCGCAATGGGCTCGCCGTGGGACGCCGCGGAAGCCGCGGCCTTCCTTGCGAGCGACGCGGCACGCTACATCAACGGCACGGACATCTTCGTGGATGGCGGACTGCACAACCAGATCGTCGCGCCGGTTTTCAAGTCCGGCGCCTGAGCCGCGCAGGCATCGAGCCCGGCCATCGAGCGACAGAACGCAAGGATTCGACCATGACATTCGCGACCGCGGATATTTCCGATGACGACCCGCTTTCGTGCGAGCTCTGCGATGCCCCTTTCCGTGATTTCGGACGGCGGCGCACCTTCTGGGGTCAAGCGGTGACGCTCAAGGTCCGTGATGACCACCGCGCCGGCGTCGAAGCCTGCCTCGAGCCTGGCCATGGAAGGATCCTGGTCATCGATGGCAGCGGCTCGCGTGCTGTCGCGCTGTTCGGCGGAACCATGGCATCCATCGCCGTGCGAAACGGTTGGGCGGGCGCCATCGTCTTCGGGGCGATCCGTGACGCCGAGGAAATCGCTACCTACGATCTCGGCGTCAAGGCGCTGTGCACGACGCCACGCAGTTCGGCGGTGAGATCTCCCCATGAGCGCGACGTCGCGGTGTCTTTCGGCGAGGTCACGATCGAGCCGGGTGCATGGATCTACGCGGACGCTGACGGCGTGTTGGTGCGCCAGGCTCGGTACGAACCGCCTGTCATTGCTTATCAGGTTTGACGGCGCTCAAAGGAGCGCGTCGGCAAGAAACGACGAATTGCGTTAGTTCAGCTTCTGGAGAACTGCATCCGAGACAGAGGCTCACGGGCCTCGGATGCTGATTGCCGGAGTCGAACGTGCTCGCACGGTGCCGGGTCGTGGATGCGCTGCACTCGCTCAGGAGTTCATGGTTCCAAAGCCTGCGAGATCGCCGCGCCGGCAAGTCTTGCGGTGGACAGCAAGCGGTCCAAGCCCTGACCGTGACGAGCGCTGGCCGACATGCCGGCCATGACAGTGCTCACGAAGTCCGTCAACCGGTCCGCTTCCAACGGGTGTTGCTTGGCAATGTACTGGTGAATCAGATCTTGCGCCGCGACGTGGTAGCCACAGGCAGCCTCGCGCGCATCCTGGTCGTTGCAGTGGGTGCCTTCGAGCACAAGACAGCCAGTGGCGGCGGCATCGGCGGCGTACGCACGTGCGGCGCGGTCTAAAACCTCCGCAAGTGACACTGCCAGAGGCCGTTCAGTGCTCAAGATCTGGGTGAGCGGGATAGCGCCGGTGGTGGCATAGCGCTCAAGGACACGCGCGTACAGGCTGGCCTTGCTCCCGAACGCCGCATAGAAGCTGGGCGGGTTGATGCCCAGCGCCTTGGTGAGGTCCACCACGCCAACGGCATCGTAGCCCCGCTGATGAAACAGTCGTTGGGCTGTGGCGAGTGCTTCGTCCGGGTCGAAACGGCGCGGGCGACCTCGGGCGCGAGAAATATTTGTAGTCGTCATTACAAAATCCTTGACTGCGCTGAAGTTGTTTTTGTATTCTCCACTACATTAATGTGAAGGAGCAATCATGTCGGCGTTCGAGGGCAAATCTGTGTTGGTGCTTGGCGGCAGTCGGGGAATCGGGGCAGCGATCGTACGGCGCTTCGCCCGGGACGGCGCGCAGGTGACATTCACCTACGCTGGCTCACCTGAGGCGGCACATTCTCTCGCCAGCGAAACAGGCAGCCGAGCATTCTTGGCTGACAGCGCTGACCGTGATGCGGTCATCGAACGGGTCCGGGCCAGCGGCCCGCTGGATGTGCTCGTCGTGAATTCGGGCATTGCCCTGTTCGGCGATGCGCTGGAACAGGACCCCGATGCGGTGGATCGCTTGTTCCGTATAAACGTCCACGCGCCGTACCACGCATCGGTGGAGGCGGCGCGGCGAATGCCCCAAGGCGGCCGGATCATCGTGATCGGATCGGTCAATGGCGACCGCATGCCGATCGCGGGCATGGCGTCGTATGCGCTGAGCAAGTCCGCGCTTCAAGGAATGGCTCGAGGGCTGGCGCGGGATTTCGGACCGCGTGGCATCACCATCAACATCGTGCAGCCGGGGCCGATCGACACGGAAGCTAACCCGGAGAACGGTCCAATGAAGGACCTGATGCACAGTTTCATGGCGATCAAGCGCCATGGTCGCTCGGACGAGGTCGCAGGCATGGTCGCCTGGCTGGCCGGGCCGGAGGCCAGTTTCGTGACCGGTGCCATGCACACGATCGACGGCGCTTTTGGGGCCTGAACCGGCCGCTCCGCCCTCGCGCGCTTCATCCTGGACGCGGTCGGTCGAGCTGTCACACGCGCGTAGCGTCGGGCCCGACGCGTCCACACGATGCTCGACTGTTGAGTTCCCTGGATTCCTGTCCCTCGGTCTCGCCGAGCTGTTCCATCAAGACCATCTTGCCGTGCATCGTCGATGCCGAGGACCTGTAACACGTCCTTGGCCAAGTCAATGGGAATAGCCGTGATATTCATAACGACGCCCCGGTTCAGGCGGTGGGTGACACCGCCACTTTGTCAGGTTCTCTCAACTGCGGGTGGAGGGCGTACGTCCCATTGCTTATGATTAGACTACGGCCATGCAAGACATCATTGCCGGCTTTCTTCGCTTCCAGGCGGAAATATTCCCCACTCGTAAAGAGCTCTTCAGGGAGTTGGCAAAGAGCCAGACCCCAAAGGCGTTGTTCATCTCGTGTTCGGACAGTCGGATGGTGCCCGAGCTCGTTACGCAACGGGAGCCGGGAGATCTGTTTGTCATGCGCAACGCAGGCAACATCGTTCCTTCATTCGGTCCAGAACCCGGAGGCGTCTCGGCAACCGTTGAGTTCGCCGTGTCAGCCTTGAAGGTCAGCGACATCGTCATCTGCGGGCATTCTGATTGTGGCGCCATGAAGGCGATTGCAACCTGTGCCTGCATGGACACGATGCCTGCTGTAAAGTCTTGGCTGCGCTACGCTGATGCCGCCCGCATGATCAATGAAGCGAAGCCTCACGCGGACGAACGCTCGCGCGTAGATGGCATGGTGCGGGAGAACGTACTCGCCCAATTGAACAACTTGCGAACGCACCCGTCTGTTGCGCTTGCAATTGCCCAGGGTACGCTGACTCTGCACGGCTGGGTCTACGACATTGAGAGCGGATCGATCGAAGCGTTCGAGATAGGGGCGAATCGTTTTGTGCCGTTGGCGAATCATCCAGCGGCTAGAAAGCTGGATAAAGCCTGATAGCGAGCCACCAAATCTCGTGTAGCAATGAATGGCACGCCTTTTATTCTGGAGCGATGGTGAGCCCAAGGCCGGACGCAGTCCGCAACCCGTGGCGGGGACCGCGGACTTCCTGAATGCCTTCGTCCGTGGATTGATGTTCGCGGCGCGTGGCCACTTCGGCGCCACGTATTACGTACCGATGGTGGTTGTCCCGCCACTAAAGATCGGCCACTTTTTCATCCCAGCGAAGCTCCGGGTGGGGCCGAAGTACGGAACACCGGCTCGAGCTCGAGTCATCGGCCGAAATCCCCGTCCTCGGCCACCAGCGATGCCGAAGCAGATCGTCAGCCGTTGGCGAGTATGCGCGTGGATGCGCGTCAGCACGTTGCGGAAGTACACCCGCGGATCCCGGCCATTGAGCTCGGCAGCCTGCACCAGGCTCATCATTGCTGACGCTCACCCGCAGGCGAGTGGCCGTCCACGAACAGCCAATTCTTCGTGTCGACTTTCCAGGGCTTGATCTGTCCGGTCGATCAGGTTTCCTTCGATGGACACCGCTCCATGCTGCAGGCGCTGTCAGGCGAGACAGCAAACTGCCCACTTGGCGACTTGGCGACTTGGCGACTTGGGGAGTCAAGCCTCTTGCTGGCGGGAGGCCATATGCAGCCAGGAGTGATGGAATCAGGTCGCAGGACTCTTTCAGAGCCGCCTCGAGCGTAAACAACAGCCGGTCGGCATTGTCGAGGCGGTAGCCCTCTTGCTTCAGCACGAAACGCAGAGCGTGGGGAAGTGACGGAGAGGACCCGCGCTCTTCGATCTTTTGAAGCCTGCTGTTGCCAATCTCTCCTCGTCAACTTTAATTCTGCGGCAGGTCTTCGTCAGCCGGATCCGGCAGCGAAAATACGGCCTGGGCCTCGATCACCGCGCCGAGCGGCAGCGAAGCGACACCTACCGCGCTGCGCGCGGGGTAGGGCGCAGTGAAATGTCCGACCATCCATGCGTTGACTAGCGGCCAGATCGACAGGTCGACGAGGTAGACGGTCAGCTGCACTGCATCGTCCAGACGTGATCCCGCGGCCTCCGCAATGGCCTGAAGGTTGCGAAACACCTGCTCGACCTGCCCCTCGGCGCTCTGGACCAGCGCCATCGTCCGAGGATCGATGCCGATCTGTCCAGCCGTGTGCACCATGCGTCCCGCGACGATGGCCTGTGAATAGGTTCCCATGGCGGCGGGCGCGTTCGGCGTGGCAATGGCGTGGCGGGCAGCCATAATTCACGCCTCCACCGGGGCCAGCGCATCGGCCCATTCGCGCAGCAGGCCCAGCGCGGTGAATAGTGCCTCGACCACGTGCCGCATGCGATCCTCGCGAAGCACCCCTTGGCGGTCCAGCGTGCCCAGGCCGGGCGTCAGCACGATGTTGCCGTCCTCGGACTGGATCAGCAGCACACCCATTCGCGCCATCATGTGGCTAAGCACGTGCGCGCCAGCGATACGGTCTTCGTTGCTGAAGATTGGAAGCCCGAAATCGGTCCCGCTCCAACTGCGCTCGTAGTTTATTTCGACGCCGCCGAGGTTATACGACTTGGTAATGAGAAAGCCGGGTCCCAACATGTTGGCATGACGTTCATAGGCTTCGAGAACGATGCGATGCGTCGCGTCGATCGGGCCGCTCAGCCGCTCGGGCTCATCGCGTAACACGCGCAGGACCTGCACCAGTGCTGCCAGCGACAGCCTGCCAGGGTCGACCGACGCATACACGCCTTTTCCGTGCGCCGAGCCAGGACCGAAGCGCTCGCTGTGCACGCCCAAGGCGCGGCGGACGTTCACCATGGCGTTTTCGCGACCGACAATCAGACCGCTGGTTGGCCCGCCCGCGACCTTGTCCATGCTGTAAAGCATCACGTCCGCACCGACGAGCCTCGGGTCAGTGCCCACAAACGGCACGCCCCATGCGTTGTCCACGATGTATGGCACTCCGAAATGCTGCGCGAGTTCGCCCACTGCCGCCTGGATCGCCGGCACCCCGTGGGCGTTCTTGTCACCATATCCGTAGCCAGGGGTATCGTAGCCCAGGGTGACGAAGCCAGCGAGGTCGGCCGCATGGATGTCGGCTGCAACGCGCAACGTCTCGACCGCGCGCAACGAATCGGTTTCCAGGAGCAGCGGGCACGGCGTCATCTTGGGGCCGTGCGCGTCATAGCGCGCGCCGGCCATCGGGACCATCACGATGTCTGTCTCCATGGCGCGACGCCCACCCAGGCCGAACTCGCCCGCAGTGGTGCCGCGGTCGGCGAAGATTTCCTTATAACGTGGAGGGAAGGGCCTTCCGTAGCTCAGGTGGTGCTCAGCATGCCGTTCGATAAGCCCGATACACCGCGCACGGTAGGGGGTGCCCCTGCCTAACTGCGGCGGAGTCAACAACGCGTCGTAGGCCACGCTCAATGCCGCCTCGCAGCTGTTGGCGACCGCGGCGTCGTAGCCATCGCCGTAGACCGATTTGACGAGTCGTCGGATCTCGTCCCCCAACGCCTTGGGTGACACGAAGTCAGCGGACACCGAAGACAT from Variovorax paradoxus includes these protein-coding regions:
- a CDS encoding TetR/AcrR family transcriptional regulator, which codes for MTKLIDAKAKAQGPTSLASERIIPDHLRDRLSPVVMETYAAGDFHRADMRTIAREAGMSFRTIYSYFGDKEALLFWFIQHWLEGLYPASFKPLEGEGDVRTKLLGVLQMHLEFYERNPSVGRIIFMTVPLERWMRDPSYAQSGMMKRLLHTINEAQGQGELRSDIDSRVVLDAFNAIFNRAFLMWEYRRRSYSLSAQAAPLMSILWGGIMAPGKRQDSASPLPAKAPARKKTVK
- a CDS encoding tripartite tricarboxylate transporter substrate binding protein — translated: MKVSSFYFSRRHLSTALIALAGVIVLGAPEARAQPASDKPLRIIVSAPAGGGSDIVARILGDGLQKELRQTVVVDPKPGAGGAIAVNDLMHSPQDGSAVLVGISGMVSEVPHILKLKIDMAKEIKPLAEFARFGLVLVGHPSVPARTVPELVSYVKANPGKVSYASYSAGTVAHVAGLKLNQAAGLDMTHVGYKGSAPGLTDVMGGHVPLMFDGMSTALPMIKANKLKAFAVTLPERSPALPNVPTFRELGYPGIETVVWIGLWVTPGMPADAQARLRQATLKVMEQKAVRDRLIEYGFGVGQPRTPEELVTSLQADFEKNGEMLRAINFKPE
- a CDS encoding thiolase family protein; translated protein: MQPVFIAGTGMTRFGKFLDRGLKSLAAEAITAALSDAGIEPSQLQAAYMGNAAAGVMTGQVLVPGQVVLRGLGIGRIPVVNVENACATSATAFQQAFQMIGLGAYDIVLVAGFEKLYSEDKARTFSVFQGAVDLEAIDEVYEKLSRSLHETKSDANLAEAGKSRSLFMDLYASMARDYMAQSGATQRDFAAVAAKNSFHGSLNPKAQFQEVLTIEQVLAAPLIVDPMTRPMCAPIGDGAAALVLMSESAVKRLGIQERVRVLSSVLASGWDYTDDDPARLAPAVAAQAYELAGVGPVDLDLVELHDAGAPAELIYYEHLGLAASGEAAALLDSGATRLGGRVPVNPSGGLLRKGHPIGASGCAQLVELTDQLRGRCGARQVIGARTALAENGGGWIGDDAAAIVISVLQKA
- a CDS encoding AMP-binding protein; the encoded protein is MSSKSHVNLASIISEFARSQPEREALVFECGAALPDVTRTYGQLWRNGQALARGLRRRGVGPGSVLALLMANHAEFVDLLVAASLLRAVLVPIDPRTKGEKLAFMVANSKATGLVAADYALRHVEDALDGAAEVAWVAALPTDEGPGRALWAPRVECYADLCLDAGEDLPLPESNGADRMLILHTSGTTGDPKGIVMTQRRFCETAAAALRGFGYQASDRLYSGLSLTHANALQVTLAPALLGGLPVVFSRRFTRSRLWDLTRRYGCTTFTVLGGMPTSIYAEPAKADDADNPVRLVVSAGMPATLWERFERRFDVRILEFYGSAEGGLAIKPLGEGPVGSIGRIASHFIHRIVDDAGMDVSQGHPGELWLRPADGSPFQIEYVGDPEASARKGEGGWLHMGDVVREDADGWLFFEYRKGGGVRRNGDFISTAYVEKAIVDSGLVCDVFVYGIPAASGAAGEKDVVAAVVSAPDVQLDVQALFRCCRTALEANFVPSFIQVVSEIPKTASEKPLERLLAQALVDRPENVHTERKALTDGARATS
- a CDS encoding SDR family oxidoreductase; translation: MKLDRNVSAIVTGASKGLGAATAIRLASLGVKVALLDLDVEAGESLARQIGGVFCDADVTSDESVERALARARQANGQERILVNCAGVVHAHKAAGRDKLTGAVRHYPMAEYERVIQVNLLGTFRCIAKSAAGMLELDRLPSGERGAIVNTASISADEGQMGQAAYAASKAGVAGMTLPIARDFAGEGIRVNAIKPGFFDTPMLRTGPEHVRRALEASVPFPKRVGEPGEFAQLVEFLLTNDYMNGECVRLDGAVRMSPR
- a CDS encoding SDR family oxidoreductase; translation: MSQPLQSRIALIFGAGAAESGPGNGAAIAIRMASQGAVVFAADRDLEAARRTQRLAREQGGLCEVIEADVCSEPAIREAVSRAQEVNGSIDILVNNVGVVIQGGPEELSVEDWDRSFALNARSAFLALKHVLPIMSRAGRGAIVQVSSIASTRAGVSGACAYHASKAALNALGMTVAMHYAARGIRCNNILLGLMDTALVREQLAGAHAQGLDHLLKTRNATCPPGAMGSPWDAAEAAAFLASDAARYINGTDIFVDGGLHNQIVAPVFKSGA
- the rraA gene encoding ribonuclease E activity regulator RraA, coding for MTFATADISDDDPLSCELCDAPFRDFGRRRTFWGQAVTLKVRDDHRAGVEACLEPGHGRILVIDGSGSRAVALFGGTMASIAVRNGWAGAIVFGAIRDAEEIATYDLGVKALCTTPRSSAVRSPHERDVAVSFGEVTIEPGAWIYADADGVLVRQARYEPPVIAYQV
- a CDS encoding TetR/AcrR family transcriptional regulator, yielding MTTTNISRARGRPRRFDPDEALATAQRLFHQRGYDAVGVVDLTKALGINPPSFYAAFGSKASLYARVLERYATTGAIPLTQILSTERPLAVSLAEVLDRAARAYAADAAATGCLVLEGTHCNDQDAREAACGYHVAAQDLIHQYIAKQHPLEADRLTDFVSTVMAGMSASARHGQGLDRLLSTARLAGAAISQALEP
- the bdcA gene encoding SDR family oxidoreductase, with translation MSAFEGKSVLVLGGSRGIGAAIVRRFARDGAQVTFTYAGSPEAAHSLASETGSRAFLADSADRDAVIERVRASGPLDVLVVNSGIALFGDALEQDPDAVDRLFRINVHAPYHASVEAARRMPQGGRIIVIGSVNGDRMPIAGMASYALSKSALQGMARGLARDFGPRGITINIVQPGPIDTEANPENGPMKDLMHSFMAIKRHGRSDEVAGMVAWLAGPEASFVTGAMHTIDGAFGA
- a CDS encoding carbonic anhydrase, with the translated sequence MQDIIAGFLRFQAEIFPTRKELFRELAKSQTPKALFISCSDSRMVPELVTQREPGDLFVMRNAGNIVPSFGPEPGGVSATVEFAVSALKVSDIVICGHSDCGAMKAIATCACMDTMPAVKSWLRYADAARMINEAKPHADERSRVDGMVRENVLAQLNNLRTHPSVALAIAQGTLTLHGWVYDIESGSIEAFEIGANRFVPLANHPAARKLDKA
- a CDS encoding transposase domain-containing protein, translating into MMSLVQAAELNGRDPRVYFRNVLTRIHAHTRQRLTICFGIAGGRGRGFRPMTRARAGVPYFGPTRSFAGMKKWPIFSGGTTTIGT
- a CDS encoding RidA family protein gives rise to the protein MAARHAIATPNAPAAMGTYSQAIVAGRMVHTAGQIGIDPRTMALVQSAEGQVEQVFRNLQAIAEAAGSRLDDAVQLTVYLVDLSIWPLVNAWMVGHFTAPYPARSAVGVASLPLGAVIEAQAVFSLPDPADEDLPQN